A single window of Micromonas commoda chromosome 6, complete sequence DNA harbors:
- a CDS encoding predicted protein, which yields MSAVTSAVSCRAPLRVSAFKGKAVKASKAVKAARVAVTTSASWNPFAQNSNKAGIVGSQGREDYEAEDVEYYFNYMGILADEGSNDRMDALLNAGKHPIDVILLFAAAEGDVPKIEEILEAGADPKVTDMDGKTPMDLAGANNPGKKDVVVKMLQNAM from the exons ATGTCCGCAGTTACCTCCGCG GTCTCctgccgcgcgcccctccgcgTCTCCGCGTTCAAGGGCAAGGCCGTCAAGGCTTCCAAGGCGGTCAaggccgcccgcgtcgccgtgaccacctccgcgtcctgGAACCCGTTCGCGCAAAACTCCAACAAGGCGGGCATCGTGGGTTCCCAGGGCCGCGAGGACtacgaggcggaggacgtcgagtACTACTTCAACTACATgggcatcctcgccgacgagggcagCAACGACCGCATGGACGCGCTCCTCAACGCGGGCAAGCATCCCATCGACGTCatcctcctcttcgccgcggcggagggcgacgtgcCGAAGATCGAGGAGATcctcgaggcgggcgcggacccgaAGGTGACGGACATGGACGGAAAGACCCCGATGGACCTGGCGGGTGCCAACAACCCGGGGAagaaggacgtcgtcgtcaagaTGCTCCAGAACGCGATGTGA